A single Capricornis sumatraensis isolate serow.1 chromosome 20, serow.2, whole genome shotgun sequence DNA region contains:
- the COX6B1 gene encoding cytochrome c oxidase subunit 6B1 yields MAEDIKTKIKNYQTAPFDSRFPNQNQTRNCWQNYLDFHRCEKAMTAKGGDVSVCEWYRRVYKSLCPISWVSTWDDRRAEGTFPGKI; encoded by the exons ATGGCAGAAGACATCAAGACCAAAATCAAGAACTACCAGACTGCTCCTTTTGACAGCCGCTTCCCCAACCAGAACCAGACCCGGAACTGCTGGCAGAACTACCTGG ACTTTCACCGCTGTGAGAAGGCAATGACTGCTAAAGGGGGTGATGTCTCTGTGTGCGAATGGTACCGGCGTGTGTACAAGTCCCTCTGCCCCATATCCTGG GTGTCAACTTGGGACGACCGCCGGGCAGAAGGCACGTTTCCTGGGAAGATCTGA